In Ferroplasma sp., a single window of DNA contains:
- a CDS encoding MFS transporter — protein MGRKDEINGIKLSSLMLLSLFIDEWNIFSVPMISIFMERSLNFGTDYLGIITGATVGGAAFGSILGGVLTDRAGRRKVFLFNVILFAVSSVMSALSPNVLYLSIFRFLAGIPAGSDIANVYSYIMESVEPGKREVTGSYNTLMATLAILGINTAVILLAISGSTSYYIWKIILLLPVFPSIALLSYYRHIPESTAWKRRKHTYTDFFRKLRGSTVTWHTSLYSWLSGIASGIEVGTFAFFIPYIILRFGVPGLLYERLVIIGIYMIGVPAGYLGPRLLPMLGMRRVGYTGFSMSLSGLILSGISLIMHFFILLPAAMMIFVWGNHWNNQPIITSQALTAGTEFRGKATGFSNFLYMLPSFLTITVFPLMFSRIGIGYSTLVIALASLFGIVITLKLFHEVYGYTGDMLPEI, from the coding sequence ATGGGCAGAAAGGATGAAATAAACGGAATCAAATTATCCAGTTTAATGCTTTTATCGCTTTTCATTGATGAATGGAATATATTCTCTGTACCCATGATCAGTATATTCATGGAGCGTAGTTTAAATTTTGGCACCGACTACCTTGGAATAATAACCGGGGCGACAGTTGGGGGAGCAGCATTTGGATCAATTCTTGGTGGGGTTCTCACGGATAGGGCAGGGCGAAGGAAAGTTTTCCTTTTTAACGTTATTTTATTTGCAGTTTCCTCTGTTATGTCTGCACTTTCTCCCAATGTTTTATACCTTTCCATTTTCAGGTTTCTTGCTGGTATTCCGGCAGGTTCAGATATAGCAAACGTGTATTCATATATAATGGAGTCTGTTGAACCCGGAAAGAGGGAGGTTACTGGATCATATAATACACTAATGGCCACCCTGGCAATTCTGGGAATCAATACAGCTGTTATTCTCCTTGCCATATCCGGGTCCACATCATATTACATATGGAAAATAATATTGCTCCTGCCAGTTTTCCCTTCAATAGCATTGCTCTCATATTACAGGCATATTCCGGAATCCACTGCCTGGAAGAGGAGGAAACATACGTATACCGATTTCTTCAGAAAACTGAGAGGAAGCACTGTAACATGGCATACATCCCTGTATTCATGGCTCTCAGGAATAGCAAGTGGCATAGAGGTGGGGACATTTGCATTTTTCATACCATATATTATACTCAGGTTTGGTGTGCCCGGTCTTCTGTATGAAAGATTAGTTATAATAGGAATATACATGATAGGCGTCCCGGCGGGTTATCTAGGGCCCAGGCTTTTGCCCATGCTGGGTATGAGGCGTGTGGGTTATACAGGATTTTCCATGTCCTTAAGCGGTTTAATTCTCTCAGGCATATCCCTCATAATGCATTTTTTCATTTTGCTGCCTGCCGCCATGATGATATTTGTATGGGGCAACCACTGGAACAACCAGCCTATTATTACATCCCAGGCCCTCACTGCAGGCACTGAATTCCGTGGAAAGGCTACAGGGTTCTCAAACTTCCTTTACATGCTTCCATCGTTCCTAACAATCACCGTGTTTCCCCTAATGTTTTCACGGATAGGCATAGGATACTCTACCCTGGTCATTGCACTGGCATCTCTATTCGGGATTGTTATAACACTTAAGTTATTTCATGAAGTATACGGTTATACTGGAGACATGCTGCCTGAAATCTGA
- a CDS encoding M20 family metallo-hydrolase, with product MENRERIREILIEQGSIGRENGKKISRYIDLTADDGVTRPAGTDPDKKTRDYFTELCRKNGFDPFVDVFGNIFVTLQGTDPGIIMMGSHLDSVVHGGMFDGAMGVFSSLEVLLRLKESGYKNKKTLVVAAFTGEEGSAFHQPMLGSNGFTGNISREKLWAIKNRDGVDFKSAMQRIEYLGDSEFPGKPEYYLEYHIEQGPVLEEKKKQIGIVTSITGQCVLSVEINGIQGHSGTTPMEMRSDALVRAAEIIELVDRTAREASAKYKNHSVGTVGELSVDPGRFNVIPGHVSMKIDLRSEHSNSLAYMKKNVISELETTNNGINIKYTIVAEVEPSIMSTEVMDAIRSSVKSLGFSYMDMPSGAGHDTIPISKISKAGMIFVPSIKGLSHAPLEWTDFEDVERGLEVLEGAVKNLDKK from the coding sequence ATGGAAAACAGAGAAAGAATCAGGGAAATTCTTATAGAACAGGGTTCCATAGGTCGGGAAAATGGCAAAAAAATATCCAGATATATTGACCTGACGGCAGATGATGGCGTTACAAGGCCTGCCGGTACTGACCCTGACAAAAAGACCAGGGATTATTTCACTGAACTCTGCAGAAAAAATGGATTCGACCCCTTCGTGGATGTTTTCGGCAATATATTTGTGACACTTCAGGGTACAGATCCGGGAATTATAATGATGGGATCACATCTGGATTCTGTGGTCCATGGAGGAATGTTCGATGGGGCCATGGGCGTATTCAGTTCACTTGAAGTCCTGCTGAGATTAAAGGAATCTGGATACAAAAATAAGAAAACACTTGTTGTTGCAGCCTTTACCGGAGAGGAGGGATCTGCATTTCACCAGCCCATGCTGGGCAGCAATGGTTTTACCGGAAACATTTCCAGGGAAAAATTATGGGCAATAAAAAACAGGGATGGGGTTGACTTCAAATCGGCAATGCAGAGGATAGAATACCTGGGAGATTCTGAATTTCCCGGGAAACCGGAATATTATCTGGAGTACCATATAGAGCAGGGTCCGGTGCTTGAGGAAAAGAAAAAACAGATTGGCATAGTTACATCAATAACAGGGCAGTGTGTATTATCTGTCGAGATAAATGGCATACAGGGGCATTCCGGCACAACTCCAATGGAGATGAGAAGCGATGCTCTTGTGAGGGCTGCAGAAATTATTGAATTGGTTGACAGAACTGCCAGGGAAGCATCGGCTAAATATAAAAACCACAGTGTAGGAACTGTGGGTGAGCTTTCTGTTGACCCAGGCAGATTTAATGTAATACCTGGGCACGTTTCAATGAAGATAGACCTAAGAAGTGAGCATAGCAATAGCCTTGCGTATATGAAAAAGAATGTTATCTCTGAGCTGGAAACCACGAATAACGGTATAAATATTAAGTATACTATTGTTGCTGAGGTAGAGCCATCTATCATGTCCACAGAGGTCATGGATGCAATAAGGTCATCAGTGAAATCACTTGGATTCAGCTATATGGACATGCCCAGTGGTGCCGGCCACGATACAATACCAATTTCAAAAATATCGAAAGCTGGCATGATATTTGTGCCCAGTATAAAGGGGTTGAGCCATGCGCCTCTCGAATGGACTGATTTTGAAGATGTTGAAAGAGGATTGGAGGTGCTGGAGGGAGCTGTGAAAAACCTGGATAAAAAATAA
- a CDS encoding NUDIX hydrolase, which translates to MDCMAAVALIWNSNEFLLIKRADQKGDPWSGQMALPGGHREPGESCMDTAVRETMEETGLPISVKKSLGIYHTLNGHVSVAAFECTTDRRDVSPDSEVAKFFWVSQNSLSHGEESYTYSGYVIFGLTYRILKDYFH; encoded by the coding sequence ATGGACTGCATGGCTGCTGTGGCACTTATATGGAACAGTAATGAATTTCTTCTGATAAAAAGGGCAGATCAGAAGGGTGATCCCTGGTCAGGCCAGATGGCCCTCCCCGGTGGACACAGGGAGCCAGGTGAGAGCTGCATGGATACTGCAGTCAGGGAAACAATGGAGGAAACCGGCTTACCAATATCAGTTAAAAAATCCCTTGGAATATACCATACCCTGAACGGCCATGTGAGCGTGGCTGCATTTGAATGTACCACCGATCGCAGGGACGTCTCGCCTGACAGTGAGGTTGCAAAGTTTTTCTGGGTATCCCAGAATAGCCTCTCACATGGAGAAGAAAGTTATACATACTCAGGATACGTCATATTTGGATTGACATACAGAATTTTAAAGGATTATTTCCATTGA
- a CDS encoding APC family permease: MEDINSKSGLATNTLSMWQALAQGLGTNGPAAVTALFFVGIAGAVGGSMTLVIVLAFVIYCGMTLITYEWSKEVASAYSWAAFHRKAYKKAGRFLSFYGGISYYYYYLLGYTGFAMLGLTAFLYALDPALAVAYPWIWIPLTVIVIGETTALSYFGVKLSLKYVLYTGMAEFIFLMGTSIALIIIAGPNNSVLPFTASAVHFNYTDIAVEMILGIATFGGLNSVVPVAEETKNPKKNIPLALGILAAMIGAVIIISSYAQSVVYGFGNMFNYANLSDPGIYVYTKYLGLAVAAIFALFIVNSFNSSGVGFMNSTVRTSYAYSRDKLLFPEVFTRINKHKVPGNLVIFTGLFSITIAIVSGLILGPLTASLFLIISNSIFSFSNHAIAGIGLGFYHKRKGTLKIIRHLVIPWAVAIALVVAIVYVVYPAPAPPLNYASYISGLYFVFIVASYFYYRARKPKVLDDVGQFTL, translated from the coding sequence ATGGAAGATATAAATTCAAAATCAGGGCTTGCCACGAATACCCTGAGTATGTGGCAGGCGCTTGCACAGGGTCTTGGGACGAATGGCCCGGCTGCGGTGACAGCACTGTTTTTTGTTGGAATAGCGGGTGCAGTGGGCGGGTCAATGACGCTTGTAATAGTTCTTGCATTTGTCATTTACTGTGGAATGACACTTATTACCTACGAATGGTCCAAGGAGGTTGCATCGGCATATTCATGGGCAGCGTTTCATAGAAAGGCCTACAAAAAAGCCGGGAGGTTTCTCTCATTTTACGGCGGGATTTCTTATTATTATTACTACCTTCTCGGGTACACAGGATTTGCAATGCTGGGCCTGACTGCATTCCTTTACGCTCTTGACCCTGCACTGGCAGTTGCATATCCATGGATTTGGATTCCACTTACAGTCATAGTTATTGGTGAAACAACTGCACTGAGTTATTTCGGGGTTAAACTGTCATTGAAATACGTCCTGTATACTGGAATGGCTGAGTTTATATTTCTCATGGGAACATCAATAGCACTTATAATAATTGCAGGTCCAAACAACTCTGTTCTGCCGTTTACAGCCTCTGCAGTCCATTTCAACTATACGGACATTGCAGTGGAAATGATTCTGGGAATTGCCACCTTTGGCGGACTCAACTCTGTAGTTCCAGTAGCCGAGGAAACTAAAAATCCAAAGAAGAATATACCCTTAGCACTGGGAATACTTGCAGCAATGATAGGGGCGGTTATAATAATAAGCTCCTATGCACAATCTGTAGTGTATGGATTTGGCAACATGTTCAATTACGCAAATCTTTCGGACCCGGGAATATATGTTTATACAAAATACCTTGGCCTTGCAGTGGCTGCAATCTTTGCATTGTTTATAGTTAACAGTTTCAATTCTTCCGGAGTGGGATTTATGAACAGCACAGTGAGAACTTCATATGCCTATTCCAGGGACAAGCTTCTGTTTCCCGAGGTATTTACAAGGATAAACAAGCATAAAGTTCCGGGAAATCTTGTTATATTCACCGGATTATTCAGCATAACCATTGCAATTGTTTCCGGGCTGATCCTTGGGCCACTCACTGCCAGCCTGTTTCTTATTATAAGCAATTCTATCTTCAGCTTTTCGAACCACGCCATAGCAGGCATTGGCCTTGGATTTTACCATAAACGCAAGGGAACCCTGAAAATAATAAGGCATCTGGTGATTCCATGGGCTGTGGCCATAGCCCTTGTTGTTGCCATAGTTTATGTGGTTTATCCGGCTCCTGCGCCTCCACTTAATTACGCATCATACATATCGGGTCTGTACTTTGTGTTCATAGTTGCATCGTATTTCTACTACAGAGCCAGGAAACCGAAAGTACTGGATGATGTGGGGCAGTTCACACTTTAA
- a CDS encoding thiamine pyrophosphate-dependent enzyme — MATVADIIVKTLVNFGVKRIYAIPGDSLNPIVDSIRRNHDIDYIQVRHEEGGALSASFESKYSGRLSACMGTSGPGSVHLLNGLYDAKMQHVPVIALTGQIETDLLGHEYFQEVDLVKLFDDVSVFNARIVNPDNAQFLVWKACREAIIRGGVGHIDMPVDILKKECREEELSYYINPVSYSPDGIEEAEKLINSSNRPLIFIGGGSRQYSDEINKFAEKIGAPIVYSLNGKGTLPDNDEKVMGGIGLLGTKPSVKAINNSDLIIFLGTVFPYTAFLKKVKNIQVNNRIEDLNRIMKADYSYLCDIKYFLDKINVQAKEDKYYSKMKDERDKWSREMQKKVSDMRKPLRAEVVADAISRRLKDDDIIIGDTGNVTLWVNRFIEAKHNNKFFFSSWLGTMGAGIPGSIGLALASGKTVYGIIGDGSFAMTSMEIITAMKYKLPVKLVVFDNNILGMIKLEEEVMGYPEYGVALYNPDFSKLAEASGATGIRLENPEDLESKMDEFFVSKGPTVLDVITETDETPMPPKLEFNVAAKYITSILRERLKPKDD; from the coding sequence ATGGCAACTGTGGCAGATATAATCGTAAAAACACTGGTAAATTTCGGAGTAAAAAGAATCTATGCTATACCCGGGGATTCTTTGAATCCTATTGTGGATTCTATCAGAAGGAATCATGACATTGATTATATCCAGGTACGGCACGAGGAAGGCGGGGCACTCAGTGCATCATTTGAGTCTAAATATTCTGGCAGGCTATCTGCATGCATGGGAACCTCAGGGCCAGGGTCTGTGCATCTTTTAAATGGCCTTTACGACGCAAAGATGCAGCATGTACCGGTTATAGCACTAACCGGCCAGATAGAGACAGACCTCCTGGGGCATGAGTACTTTCAGGAAGTGGACCTTGTGAAGCTATTTGATGATGTATCTGTTTTCAATGCACGGATAGTGAACCCAGATAATGCCCAGTTTCTTGTGTGGAAGGCATGCAGGGAGGCAATTATCAGGGGAGGGGTTGGACATATAGACATGCCCGTTGATATCCTTAAGAAGGAATGCAGGGAGGAAGAATTATCCTACTACATAAATCCTGTTTCATATAGTCCCGATGGCATTGAGGAGGCAGAGAAACTGATTAATTCCAGCAACAGGCCTTTAATATTCATAGGTGGAGGATCCAGGCAGTACTCAGATGAAATCAATAAATTTGCGGAAAAAATCGGTGCCCCTATTGTCTATTCGCTGAATGGCAAGGGAACCCTGCCAGATAATGACGAAAAGGTCATGGGGGGAATCGGGCTGCTTGGCACCAAGCCATCTGTAAAGGCCATAAACAATTCTGATCTGATAATATTCCTAGGAACTGTGTTTCCTTATACTGCTTTCCTGAAAAAGGTGAAAAATATACAGGTTAACAATAGAATAGAGGACCTAAACAGAATTATGAAGGCTGATTACTCTTATCTATGCGATATAAAATATTTCCTTGACAAAATAAATGTCCAGGCTAAAGAAGACAAATATTATTCTAAAATGAAGGATGAAAGAGATAAATGGTCCAGGGAGATGCAGAAAAAGGTATCAGACATGAGAAAGCCTCTACGGGCGGAGGTGGTTGCAGATGCCATATCCCGGCGTTTGAAGGATGACGATATCATAATTGGCGATACAGGCAATGTTACGCTGTGGGTCAACAGGTTTATAGAGGCAAAACATAACAATAAATTCTTCTTCTCATCATGGCTGGGCACCATGGGTGCTGGAATTCCCGGATCAATAGGGTTGGCCCTGGCCTCCGGTAAGACAGTATACGGAATAATAGGTGACGGCAGTTTTGCCATGACCTCCATGGAAATTATAACGGCAATGAAGTATAAACTTCCTGTCAAGCTGGTTGTTTTTGATAATAACATACTCGGTATGATCAAGCTTGAGGAAGAGGTTATGGGATACCCTGAATACGGCGTTGCACTCTACAATCCTGACTTTTCTAAACTGGCAGAAGCGTCAGGGGCTACCGGCATAAGGCTGGAAAACCCTGAGGACCTGGAAAGTAAAATGGATGAATTCTTTGTTTCAAAGGGTCCAACAGTGCTTGATGTTATAACAGAGACAGATGAAACTCCCATGCCACCCAAGCTCGAATTCAATGTAGCAGCAAAATACATAACTTCAATACTCAGGGAGAGGCTCAAGCCAAAAGATGACTAA
- the bluB gene encoding 5,6-dimethylbenzimidazole synthase — MDVYEAIRKRRDVRSWFSGKHIENEVLSRILDAGNRAPSVGLSQPWNFIIIRDVETRKKIKSIVEAKRGEFYESLPDGKREKFRNIKIEGVLESDLNICVTCDSTRKGPDILGRATIPETSEYSVVLSIENMWLAARAEGIGMGWISFFDPEDIKPVLKIPENIKIIAYLAVGYLNEDHDIPELEEKGWEKRIPVSNLVYENFWGNSTGQYLEKALENYAFQWK, encoded by the coding sequence ATGGATGTTTACGAGGCTATAAGAAAGAGGAGAGATGTCAGATCATGGTTTTCAGGGAAACATATAGAAAACGAGGTTCTTTCAAGAATTCTTGATGCGGGAAACCGTGCACCTTCAGTAGGCCTTTCACAGCCATGGAACTTTATAATAATCAGGGATGTAGAAACGAGGAAGAAAATAAAAAGCATAGTGGAAGCCAAAAGGGGAGAATTTTACGAGTCCCTGCCTGATGGTAAGAGAGAGAAGTTCAGGAATATCAAGATTGAGGGCGTACTGGAGTCTGATCTGAACATATGCGTTACCTGTGACAGCACCAGGAAGGGGCCCGATATCCTTGGCAGGGCTACCATTCCGGAAACATCTGAGTACAGTGTTGTGCTTTCCATAGAGAATATGTGGCTGGCTGCCCGGGCAGAGGGGATAGGTATGGGATGGATAAGTTTTTTCGATCCAGAGGATATCAAACCCGTGCTGAAAATTCCGGAGAATATAAAGATAATTGCATATCTTGCAGTGGGTTACCTGAATGAAGACCATGATATACCCGAACTGGAGGAGAAGGGCTGGGAGAAGCGGATACCAGTTTCAAACCTAGTCTATGAGAATTTTTGGGGCAATTCTACTGGGCAGTATCTGGAAAAGGCCCTTGAAAATTATGCATTTCAATGGAAATAA
- the hydA gene encoding dihydropyrimidinase produces MSFDLVLEDGNVFLDGELRRTSIGIKDGKIAAIGIISEFSGHDKKINLSGKLVIPGGVDPHTHIEGYSRAGTIKNGTESAAIGGTTSVLDFSQANKNEDTVAAAASKIKRFSDSSPLDFTIKPMMVTEDFSSPERLETIFSELSKLGVMAVKIFTTYKNLGRYANNYQILQGMNTAKKHGIMVQIHAENNDFLEGNMEALLKEGKTDPEYHALSKPPVSEDVAVADSAVMAGDSGVKIYCVHLSTRNSPEIIDNARKHGINIYGETCPQYLILDDSFLKGKNGNEYICSPPLRKKEDNELMWKAISSGKIQAVGSDHVPFLSDQKKDLPFNKVPNGIPGIETRLPLLFSEGVQKGRITLDQFVNVISTSPARIFNLYPRKGIISIGSDADITVIDQNMEHGLRAEDLHMGTDIAIYSHMKTQGWPVLTVAGGEIVARDDTFTGTGRRGKFLGKEAI; encoded by the coding sequence ATGAGCTTTGACCTTGTGCTGGAGGATGGAAACGTTTTTCTCGACGGTGAACTGAGGAGGACTTCCATAGGAATAAAGGATGGTAAGATAGCTGCTATTGGAATCATATCAGAATTTTCTGGCCATGATAAAAAGATTAATCTATCCGGCAAATTAGTAATACCTGGAGGTGTTGACCCGCACACCCATATAGAGGGATATTCAAGGGCTGGTACCATTAAGAATGGGACAGAATCAGCCGCCATAGGAGGCACCACAAGTGTGCTTGACTTTTCACAGGCTAATAAGAATGAGGATACTGTTGCTGCAGCAGCATCCAAGATAAAGAGGTTTTCAGATAGCAGCCCGCTGGATTTTACAATAAAACCCATGATGGTAACAGAGGATTTCAGTTCCCCTGAGAGGCTGGAAACCATTTTCTCTGAATTATCGAAGCTTGGAGTTATGGCTGTAAAAATATTCACAACATATAAGAATCTTGGTAGGTATGCCAATAATTACCAGATACTTCAGGGGATGAATACAGCAAAAAAACATGGTATAATGGTGCAGATACACGCGGAAAACAACGATTTCCTAGAGGGAAACATGGAGGCGCTGCTGAAAGAGGGGAAGACAGATCCAGAATATCATGCTCTGAGCAAGCCCCCGGTTAGCGAGGATGTTGCCGTTGCGGACTCTGCAGTAATGGCAGGGGATTCAGGCGTAAAGATATACTGTGTACATCTTTCTACCAGAAATTCCCCGGAAATTATCGACAACGCCAGAAAGCACGGAATTAACATATACGGAGAGACATGCCCACAGTACCTCATACTGGACGACAGTTTCCTAAAGGGGAAGAATGGAAATGAATACATATGCAGCCCGCCTCTGAGAAAGAAAGAGGACAATGAATTGATGTGGAAGGCTATATCTTCCGGGAAAATACAGGCAGTCGGGTCTGACCATGTTCCTTTCCTTTCAGATCAGAAGAAAGACCTGCCATTTAATAAGGTGCCAAATGGAATTCCGGGTATTGAAACACGATTGCCACTCCTGTTTTCTGAAGGAGTCCAGAAAGGAAGAATTACACTGGATCAGTTCGTTAATGTAATAAGCACATCACCTGCCAGAATATTCAATCTTTATCCCAGAAAGGGAATCATTTCCATTGGCAGTGATGCAGACATAACAGTAATAGACCAGAATATGGAACATGGATTAAGGGCTGAAGACCTCCATATGGGCACCGACATAGCTATATACAGCCATATGAAAACACAGGGATGGCCTGTCCTAACAGTGGCAGGAGGCGAAATAGTTGCCCGGGATGACACCTTCACCGGTACTGGAAGGAGAGGAAAATTTCTTGGCAAGGAGGCGATATGA
- a CDS encoding aldehyde dehydrogenase family protein has translation MEITTFNPYTGSELGKYKVTAIDGVKSAISELKKVQLIWRDNFDNRIDMLGESRKNFEKNAENLANLMSSEMGKPLSQSLAEVKKTLWLFDYYLENGKKFLSNEYVQTEARKSYIRFDPLGVIIIIMPWNFPLWQVARAAIPALLAGNSVLLKHASIVSGTSLKIQELFNLGAFKSVITTGKIIDEAIKYSDGVSFTGSTAAGSIIAAEAARNIKKFVMELGGSDPYIVLDSTNLDEAVKNSVYARLQNNGQSCIASKRFLVNQDIYDEFTKRMFEEYSSVKVGDQLNKDTYIGPLSSTSQKEIIDKQMDDLKTMGTVMATGENYGNVVRPTIIKMNRDYGEEVFGPIAMVRSFKTIEEAIKLANDTPYGLGCSIWGDSEKGEYMAPYIDSGTVSINKIVASDPRLPFGGTKKSGIGRELSRYGILEFTNVKTVWVN, from the coding sequence ATGGAAATCACCACATTCAACCCCTATACAGGATCAGAGCTCGGGAAATATAAGGTTACAGCTATAGACGGAGTAAAATCTGCCATATCTGAATTGAAGAAGGTCCAGCTGATATGGAGAGATAATTTTGATAACCGGATAGATATGCTAGGGGAATCCAGAAAAAATTTTGAGAAAAATGCAGAAAATCTTGCCAACCTAATGTCTTCAGAAATGGGAAAGCCTCTGAGCCAGAGCCTGGCAGAGGTGAAGAAAACACTCTGGCTCTTTGATTATTACCTTGAAAATGGGAAAAAATTCCTCTCAAATGAATATGTGCAGACAGAGGCAAGAAAATCGTATATTAGATTTGACCCGCTTGGCGTTATTATCATTATCATGCCGTGGAATTTCCCCCTATGGCAGGTGGCAAGGGCAGCCATACCTGCACTTCTGGCCGGGAATTCAGTATTGCTTAAGCATGCGTCAATTGTGAGTGGCACATCACTGAAAATACAGGAGCTGTTTAACCTTGGTGCATTTAAATCAGTTATAACTACAGGAAAAATAATAGATGAGGCAATAAAATACTCGGATGGTGTTTCGTTTACGGGGTCTACTGCTGCGGGGTCAATAATAGCAGCAGAGGCAGCCAGGAATATCAAGAAGTTTGTTATGGAATTAGGTGGTTCAGACCCATACATAGTACTGGATTCTACCAATCTCGATGAGGCAGTTAAGAACAGTGTGTACGCCAGGCTTCAGAATAATGGCCAGAGCTGCATAGCATCCAAGAGATTCCTTGTAAACCAGGATATTTACGATGAGTTTACAAAACGCATGTTCGAGGAATATAGCTCAGTAAAGGTAGGCGATCAGCTGAATAAGGATACGTACATAGGCCCGCTTTCATCAACGTCACAGAAAGAAATTATAGATAAACAGATGGATGATCTCAAAACCATGGGGACAGTGATGGCAACAGGAGAAAATTACGGAAATGTTGTCAGGCCCACCATAATAAAAATGAATAGGGACTATGGCGAGGAGGTTTTTGGGCCTATTGCCATGGTCAGGAGCTTTAAAACCATTGAGGAGGCTATAAAACTTGCAAACGATACACCATACGGACTTGGATGCTCCATCTGGGGCGACTCTGAAAAGGGGGAATACATGGCCCCATACATAGACAGTGGTACGGTATCCATAAACAAAATCGTTGCATCAGATCCCAGGCTTCCATTCGGGGGAACCAAGAAAAGTGGAATAGGGAGGGAACTTTCCCGATACGGAATACTTGAATTCACAAACGTAAAGACTGTATGGGTTAACTGA
- a CDS encoding MFS transporter yields the protein MKVQSYFISFSKASRSFILSMLAVITPFYLAKFVDVFDVGVIVLFSIAFSTFIIYLFPAMNIKNSYKMYIISAALAIALLLNFIFYDFYVFIISLMLGSISLSGRDISPNQPIEQYAMSYYETDQKSKGRAFSVYNFFSYGATIIASIFLFLYTNINYRIVFLILTVVALCQFILYMFIRFPQHKKIPAKDLNPETRKHVFSLSYLFSMDALAGGFVTVSMISLYFKYVYHISLSTAGLIFVGVNVITTISILISPLISEKIGLIRTMVYTHSVSNIFLMLVPVIHILAISEIFLFLRQTTSQMDVPARDTLINTIIEPDYRVKSNSIFSAVRNGSMIPGPGIVGALMSIFPPFMFLAGGGLKLSYDIIFFIKYRKIRI from the coding sequence ATGAAGGTTCAGAGCTATTTCATTTCGTTTTCAAAAGCATCGAGATCGTTTATACTCTCCATGCTGGCAGTTATAACGCCGTTTTACCTTGCAAAGTTTGTAGATGTATTCGACGTTGGAGTAATAGTGCTATTCAGCATAGCATTCTCAACATTTATCATATACCTGTTTCCGGCCATGAATATTAAAAACAGCTATAAGATGTATATAATCTCTGCTGCTCTGGCCATAGCATTGCTTCTGAATTTTATCTTCTATGACTTTTATGTCTTCATAATATCGCTCATGCTCGGGTCAATATCACTTTCAGGAAGGGATATAAGCCCTAACCAGCCCATAGAACAGTATGCCATGAGCTATTATGAAACGGACCAGAAGAGCAAGGGAAGGGCATTCTCTGTATACAATTTCTTTTCATACGGCGCAACAATAATCGCATCCATATTCCTGTTTCTTTACACCAATATAAATTATCGAATAGTATTCCTCATACTTACAGTTGTGGCACTGTGCCAGTTTATTCTGTATATGTTTATCAGGTTTCCTCAGCATAAAAAAATACCGGCAAAAGACCTCAATCCGGAAACTAGGAAGCATGTCTTTTCATTATCATATCTTTTTTCCATGGATGCCCTGGCCGGCGGATTCGTTACGGTCTCTATGATATCACTGTACTTCAAGTACGTTTATCATATTTCCCTGAGCACCGCCGGGCTTATATTCGTAGGGGTGAACGTCATAACCACCATATCAATACTGATCTCTCCCTTGATATCAGAGAAAATAGGCCTTATCAGGACAATGGTGTACACACATTCCGTTAGCAATATATTCCTTATGCTGGTCCCTGTTATTCATATACTGGCAATAAGCGAAATCTTCCTGTTCCTAAGGCAGACCACAAGCCAGATGGATGTTCCAGCAAGGGATACACTGATAAACACAATAATAGAGCCTGATTACAGGGTAAAAAGCAATTCTATATTCTCGGCTGTGAGGAACGGTTCTATGATACCCGGCCCAGGTATTGTAGGCGCACTTATGTCAATTTTTCCCCCTTTCATGTTCCTGGCCGGAGGCGGATTGAAACTTTCCTACGACATAATATTCTTTATAAAATACAGGAAGATCAGGATCTGA